In Elephas maximus indicus isolate mEleMax1 chromosome 4, mEleMax1 primary haplotype, whole genome shotgun sequence, a genomic segment contains:
- the SLC38A2 gene encoding sodium-coupled neutral amino acid symporter 2 isoform X1: MKKAEMGRFNISPDEDSSSYSSNGDFNYSYPTKQAALKSHYADVDPENQNFLLESNLGKKKYETDFHPGTTSFGMSVFNLSNAIVGSGILGLSYAMANTGIALFIILLTFVSIFSLYSVHLLLKTANEGGSLLYEQLGHKAFGLVGKLAASGSITMQNIGAMSSYLFIVKYELPLVIQALMNIEDTTGLWYLNGDYLVLLVSLVLILPLSLLRNLGYLGYTSGLSLLCMMFFLIVVICKKFQIPCPMEIAYLVNETINSTLTQPAFAPDVTFNMTEDDSCRPRYFIFNSQTVYAVPILTFSFVCHPAILPIYEELKDRSRKRMMNVSKISFFAMFLMYLLAALFGYLTFYEHVEAELLHTYSTVLGTDILLLIVRLAVLMAVTLTVPVVIFPIRSSVTHLLCAGKDFSWWRHSFITVSILGLTNLLVIFVPTIRDIFGFIGASAAAMLIFILPSAFYIKLVKKESMKSVQKIGALLFLLSGIVVMIGSMTLIVLDWVHNAPAGGH, from the exons AACTACTCCTACCCCACTAAGCAAGCTGCTCTGAAAAG ccATTATGCAGACGTAGATCCTGAAAACCAGAACTTTTTACTTGAATCGAATTTGGGGAAGAAGAAGTATGAAACAGACTTT CATCCAGGTACTACTTCCTTTGGAATGTCAGTATTTAATCTGAGCAATGCGATTGTGGGCAGTGGAATCCTTGGGCTTTCTTATGCCATGGCTAATACTGGAATTGCTCTGTTTAT AATTCTCTTGACATTTGTATCCATATTTTCCCTGTATTCTGTTCATCTCCTTTTGAAGACTGCCAATGAAGGAG GGTCTTTATTATATGAACAATTGGGACATAAGGCATTTGGATTAGTTGGAAAGCTTGCGGCCTCTGGATCAATTACAATGCAGAACATTGGAG CTATGTCAAGCTACCTCTTCATAGTGAAATATGAGTTACCTTTGGTGATCCAGGCATTAATGAACATTGAAGATACAACTGG aTTGTGGTATCTGAATGGTGACTATTTGGTTCTGCTGGTGTCGTTGGTGCTCATTCTTCCTTTGTCACTGCTGAGAAATTTAG GATATTTGGGATATACCAGTGGCCTCTCCTTGTTGTGTATGATGTTCTTTCTGATTGTG GTGATTTGCAAGAAATTTCAGATTCCCTGTCCTATGGAAATTGCTTACCTAGTTAATGAAACAATAAACAGCACCTTAACACAGCCAGCTTTTGCACCTGATGTGACATTTAACATGACTGAAGATGATTCTTGCAGACCACGTTACTTTATCTTCAATTCACAG ACTGTCTATGCTGTGCCCATTCTGACCTTTTCATTTGTCTGCCACCCTGCTATTCTTCCCATTTACGAAGAGCTAAAaga CCGCAGCCGTAAAAGAATGATGAATGTGTCCAAGATTTCATTTTTTGCCATGTTCCTCATGTACCTGCTTGCTGCCCTCTTTGGATACCTGACATTTTATG AACATGTTGAGGCAGAATTGCTTCATACATACTCAACCGTGCTGGGAACTGATATCCTTCTTCTCATTGTCCGCTTGGCCGTGTTGATGGCCGTCACCCTGACAGTACCAGTCGTTATTTTCCCG ATCCGGAGTTCCGTAACTCATTTGTTGTGTGCAGGAAAAGATTTCAGTTGGTGGCGTCATAGTTTCATTACAGTGTCTATCTTGGGACTTACGAATTTGCTTGTTATCTTTGTACCAACTATTAGGGATATCTTTGGTTTCATTG gtgcatCTGCCGCTGCTATGTTGATTTTTATTCTTCCATCTGCCTTCTATATCAAGTTAGTGAAGAAAGAATCTATGAAATCTGTACAAAAGATTGGG GCTTTGCTCTTCTTGTTGAGCGGCATAGTGGTGATGATCGGAAGCATGACCTTGATTGTTTTGGATTGGGTGCACAATGCCCCTGCAGGTGGCCACTAA
- the SLC38A2 gene encoding sodium-coupled neutral amino acid symporter 2 isoform X2, protein MKQTLILLTFVSIFSLYSVHLLLKTANEGGSLLYEQLGHKAFGLVGKLAASGSITMQNIGAMSSYLFIVKYELPLVIQALMNIEDTTGLWYLNGDYLVLLVSLVLILPLSLLRNLGYLGYTSGLSLLCMMFFLIVVICKKFQIPCPMEIAYLVNETINSTLTQPAFAPDVTFNMTEDDSCRPRYFIFNSQTVYAVPILTFSFVCHPAILPIYEELKDRSRKRMMNVSKISFFAMFLMYLLAALFGYLTFYEHVEAELLHTYSTVLGTDILLLIVRLAVLMAVTLTVPVVIFPIRSSVTHLLCAGKDFSWWRHSFITVSILGLTNLLVIFVPTIRDIFGFIGASAAAMLIFILPSAFYIKLVKKESMKSVQKIGALLFLLSGIVVMIGSMTLIVLDWVHNAPAGGH, encoded by the exons ATGAAACAGACTTT AATTCTCTTGACATTTGTATCCATATTTTCCCTGTATTCTGTTCATCTCCTTTTGAAGACTGCCAATGAAGGAG GGTCTTTATTATATGAACAATTGGGACATAAGGCATTTGGATTAGTTGGAAAGCTTGCGGCCTCTGGATCAATTACAATGCAGAACATTGGAG CTATGTCAAGCTACCTCTTCATAGTGAAATATGAGTTACCTTTGGTGATCCAGGCATTAATGAACATTGAAGATACAACTGG aTTGTGGTATCTGAATGGTGACTATTTGGTTCTGCTGGTGTCGTTGGTGCTCATTCTTCCTTTGTCACTGCTGAGAAATTTAG GATATTTGGGATATACCAGTGGCCTCTCCTTGTTGTGTATGATGTTCTTTCTGATTGTG GTGATTTGCAAGAAATTTCAGATTCCCTGTCCTATGGAAATTGCTTACCTAGTTAATGAAACAATAAACAGCACCTTAACACAGCCAGCTTTTGCACCTGATGTGACATTTAACATGACTGAAGATGATTCTTGCAGACCACGTTACTTTATCTTCAATTCACAG ACTGTCTATGCTGTGCCCATTCTGACCTTTTCATTTGTCTGCCACCCTGCTATTCTTCCCATTTACGAAGAGCTAAAaga CCGCAGCCGTAAAAGAATGATGAATGTGTCCAAGATTTCATTTTTTGCCATGTTCCTCATGTACCTGCTTGCTGCCCTCTTTGGATACCTGACATTTTATG AACATGTTGAGGCAGAATTGCTTCATACATACTCAACCGTGCTGGGAACTGATATCCTTCTTCTCATTGTCCGCTTGGCCGTGTTGATGGCCGTCACCCTGACAGTACCAGTCGTTATTTTCCCG ATCCGGAGTTCCGTAACTCATTTGTTGTGTGCAGGAAAAGATTTCAGTTGGTGGCGTCATAGTTTCATTACAGTGTCTATCTTGGGACTTACGAATTTGCTTGTTATCTTTGTACCAACTATTAGGGATATCTTTGGTTTCATTG gtgcatCTGCCGCTGCTATGTTGATTTTTATTCTTCCATCTGCCTTCTATATCAAGTTAGTGAAGAAAGAATCTATGAAATCTGTACAAAAGATTGGG GCTTTGCTCTTCTTGTTGAGCGGCATAGTGGTGATGATCGGAAGCATGACCTTGATTGTTTTGGATTGGGTGCACAATGCCCCTGCAGGTGGCCACTAA